The genomic stretch agtataatattatcattatattagtattagaagttgcttgaaagatattataaggttacctggtctattttagttaaaaacaggaaATCGGTTTAACCAGGTTTATGGTTTActgtgcagcttagcaccagcactctctggtGACTTTAggaatgctaaggcctcattatacatgttctattctcataacaaatatgttactagtgtcatttatgctagtagctcagaaaataatttttagagatgtttttacgagtgttccgatacacctagttttagtagttgtacaccagagatattttaatattattttaatccacctccaagccaaccaatcacaactcaccctacaccccccaaaacccccaaggctgcctcatttgctcattgtggccgaaaatcaccaagagaaaaaggagagaaagttcttggttcataaatcttcaaagcttgatttttTCTGaattaaaactcaaatcaaaactccgatttcaccaaaatgatcctctcttctttctctacataaccatataacatatcaaggctggaaataaggtgagatggctgtctccatgtaaacatgtgttttcttgatgtttttccttaggaatcatgcttaacttgacttgagggccaagaaacgtgaatttccagcaagtctaaggtgagatatctcttcctaacatactgagtgagatttggtcagttgagagtttttggatttaaagttgttcttgatgtgatttaggaggaaaaagtgcttaaggaccacctgaaagtttgattgaattaggggcagcaaaaccaggtagggtgtcacgaaattaatcttgattatttgtgtttgagatgtgtgaatgttgtattatttggttgtgctaaaaattggtttcatatatgattgattcttggtgaaaatttggtgaaattctgatgaaatttgatgaaatttaagctttaaagttcatgttcttgggcagctgggaaaaacgaaaccctaagcttaaattgaggttcaatttgtgttgaaatcatgtagaaaagatggggttttagtggctgctaatttattatgaattatagtaaaaatcggttgctgaaaagactgaaaaatgggtaaaaacagagaaagaatctgaagaatttatgaagaacatgaagaacactttgagtgtgatgaagaacaatgaagaacaggccttagatcttaaaaaggtcaaggaagtaaaatttttggtgttttaggggttgtttggtaatttctgaaagttagggtggtaaaagtagaaatattaaaagttatgggtggtaaaaagtgaattttaaaggttaaaggttaaagtaaagttaattttcaaaaatatattaataaaatattaaataataataaaatattaaataataatatttaattaaaaataatattttaataaaaaataataaaataatgcggaaaaggcagttttctgtaaaagctttagaaagacaactttaagcgcataatctcataattaccttcataaaacacttagggagtggtaataacatgttagtgaggcaaagataaagaaaagataaaaagttaaagaaaagataaaaatcgaagaaaaagtctgtaatgttttaatgacagaaaaataggtagaattagtgaacgaactagggcaacatagttagtccttgagttgcgactagggttaagtattatatgaaaagttaaactgtttcagtatagacttaatgaacctatacttgggacaggctaactattcataccgaaatttacataagctttaaatacatatgttaagcagagaaaccaaagcagagtaaagaaacacagagaacagagtaaccagagcagaatagagggatacagagaaaagagtaatctgagcaaagtaaaaagacacagagaagagagtaatgtgacaaagagaaatggtttgagttaagatgttgtaaaagtaaaagttgtagagtttgtatagcatgattgaatagagaaagaaagaggtacaacagaagaatgtgaaagtgatgatgaataatgagaatgttaatgaatgatgataatgagaatgattatgtaagaatctgctgcagagaggcagtcagatagatggtggtacgaccactgagaacgctttcctgggataccttgctataatgctttgctgtaagacataggttgcttacagaggtatcaagatgaatgtgctcttgtaagacagaggttgcttacagtgagtgtgttgttgctcctgtaagacagaggttgcttatagtgagtatgttgttgctcctataagacagaggttgcttacagtgagtctgttgggcgtatattggctaataagtttcgccctgcaagacaaaggttgcttgcagtggataccttgcaagacaaaggttgcttgcagtggatattgccaacaggaaagccttatccagacagaggttgttgggtaacgtcgggagcgggtatgtaaccgacagatgagctcattacctgcactagggctagacatgtaTCATATTTGGTTGCGcatttcctctgttatgattgttgtttgaatgtatgccttctttgttttcattctattctctgtgtctgtgttttgtttttttgtattcttttgtttgtgttttgctttttgttttctctatttatctgtttCTTCTGTCAACTGCTTCTCGGTATTCTGCTATTTATCtgctaaaaaaaatagaattaatgaacgtaactaataaccccgaccctactaagaactccccagttcttaccccttctctctcccttccccctccagatggaagcatgagtacccttccgtagtttGCTGATGACTGTTTCGCAAAGAGGATTatgctctaggtagtcttctgagtctagagTGAACTCCGTTacctgtttatatgtatatactgtgaggcCAGCCAACGTCTACACCCTGCTTATCTACAAACTTTAACTTAAGTCCTCCTTACGATGTTGTTGTTATGTGGCCACTCGATGAAGTACTTGAGAGACGCTCTTTGATGACATATGATTGTGCAAAGGATTAGTAGACGACCTTCCACCTTTTGATGACgatccacctgacttgagttttgaagacctagaacgtactttccctcgctttagtagtttagagggactaggtgagtatagagtctaggctagcctaggcgccagcttagggacttcttgaacaggtcagggcctaggatgttgtatgtatatatatgtatatagttattatttagctatatctaggggtgttttaACTAACAGTCTATGTTCTAATAAAGCTGGATCACGGAATGTTATCAACTGCTtgagatgtatttatgtgtggttgtttataactgttttatctattattatttgtgaattgcttatgaatgattctgtttataatccaaatgttttcaaaaaaaaagtacctcgcaaattaactacgtttttaacaacgaatcaggctcatatgataaataatagataataattaggaagacaagttggtagcgctcggtttctagtatgatcatgacgtacaagaaattgggtcgttacaattatcctcttaactctttttgttgagggcttgactgcagttgaagaaggctctgccactaatgctcttttagttcttcttcttgctggtggtttggaagtagctttctcttttccattcttggtggccatcctgaaagaagggaagagaaaggaaattaaatgcaaagagatagagcaaggaagagggtATTGTAAGTGATAGTCAATGCACaataaagataaatggcattAACACATGGTCCGGATTACATGTGAAAAGCACattaatggaaatatagcaagtgcatgtaggACAATGGAATGCAAGAGGTTTATTGGCATgcaggcaaaggcatgagtagcatataTCAAACATATAATGTCCAGTTTAGATTACCATTTGTAACAAACtatcacgtttgtattgacaattaaatctaattaataaaataacaagggaaagttgtgaaaagaaagCATTGAATAGTATAGCAACATAGAGAAGTGCATAATGCCACATgagctttttcacaaacatatAGCATGCATGGTGAATATGGTATAGAAAATATGAAGAgaaacatgcaagcaatcccttaaataggagaaaaataattgtcaaacaatttgcaataatccacaagcatatAATGATAGATAATGACTCAAAAGGTTTCTAACACCatgtaaaaggaaaagaagaagaagaaagaaaaagaatgatttgaaaagaaaaagaaaagaaaaagagaataataatatatatacataatataataaggatgatggaaaagagaagaaggtaaaaccttgttaatggaggggagagagagagagtgaaaggtgaggtagaagggggaagggagaaagaagaaagaaggggggaaaagaaaaagtagggtttggaggagagaaagataagataatttggCTATTGGgttgagctgtgcggcgcatgcGACACGGCCGCGgaaggcacgcgttcgcgtgggtgcgcgtcagtcacgcgttcgcgtgaccCATGTTGCGCTGCtagcgcgagtgcagcctcgctccagcacaactctctgttcgattcATTTTAATTGCCGAaattgggtgacgcgatcgcgtgagtgtgTGTCAGAAAATAATTGGCGCGGCCGCATCGGCAACGTGGTCGCGTGACAAGGATTGTGcttccagcaccaatccagcaccactctcgcacaatatgGCATTGTGCACCCATTTACGTCGAAAAtgcagggcacgcggccgcgtggagcacgcggtcgcgtgggaggccatgaTTTCCATGCGACGTGGTCGCGTGGGATAATTTGTGCCTTTGGCATGACTCCAGCGCTGCTCCTGCGTAACTTTCGgttcatttttattttgctttactCCCCCtgccacgcggacgcgtcgctggtgcgatcgcgtcgcgcggcaaaaattattattatatatcttttttttaaggaaaGATAAAGACATGTAATTGAAAGAACACGAAGGCACTAATAAAGAGAAAAGTtatttaaagaagaaaaaataaaagtgaagaaaagaacgatcgtaccgcggtgggttgtctcccaccaagcactttgctttaacatccgtaagttggacgctccactagctcaatTTGTTGTTATGTGGGGATCTTCCAGGTggaagatctcaagctcctTGCTTTTCTACACCTTCTCACCATGGTACAGCTTCAGGCGGTGTCCATTAACCTTAataagttcagagcttgaaggatggcttaggtgataaactccaTACGGTTCAGCCTTCTCTACTctatatggaccttcccatTTTGATCTCAGCTTACCgggcatgagcctcagtcgagatttgtaaaggagaaCAAAATCTCCAAGTTGGAACTCTCTCTTCTTGATGTTTTGATCATGCACagctttcatcttttccttatATATTCTGGAgttttcataagcttctaggcgaaggttcTCCAGTTCCTGCAGTTGCAACTTCTTTTCAGCTCCGGCCTTCTCAATTTTCATGTTGCACTCTTTAACTGCCCAGAAGGCTCTGTGTTCGATTTCAACTGgaagatgacaagcttttccataaactaagctgaagggactcatcccaatgggtgtcttgtatgctgttctatatgcccacagtgcatcttgtagtctggtgctccagtcttttctgtgaggctttactatcttttgcaagatacgtttaatttctctgtttgacacctcggcttgcccattagtttggggatggtaagctgttgcaactttatggattatcccatgcttcttcatcaatcctgttagtctcctgttacaaaaatgggtgccttgatcgctcacgatcgctcgtggtgatccaaagcggcatataatatggtttctcacaaaggaaataacagtgttagcatcatcagtgcgggtaggaattgcttctacccatttggaaacataatctacagctaacaatatataaaaatgtccactagaatttggaaatggacccatgaagtcgatgccccaaacatcaaaaatttcacagaaaagcatatattgttgaggcatctcatccctcttggatatgttaccaaatttctggcatgggtgacaagatttacaaaactcagcagcatctctaaaaagagtaggccaccagaatccacagtctaagatctttctagctgttcgttgagggccaaaatatcctccactctcagatgagtgacaggcctctaaaatggactggaattctgattgaggtacacaacgtctaattatctggtcatcgccacatctccataaatatgggtcatcccatatataatatttagactcacttttcagcttgtctctttgatgtttagaaaaatgtggaggaaatgtgcggctaactaaataattagcaacaagtgcataccaagggactacctcagatactgcttgtaggctgtcaaaaggaaaattatcatttataggggtagaatcatccttaatatgttcaaggcgactcaagtggtatgctactaaattttgattaccattcctatccttgatttctaaatcaaattcttgtaacagcagtatccaacgtataagtcttggtttggattcctttttagccaatagatactttagagctgcatggtccgaatacactaatactctagtaccaagtaaataagcccggaatttatccagagcaaaaacaatagcaagtagctctttctcagtagtagtataattggactgggcagtgtctaaagtcttagacgcataggcaataacaaaaggattcttaccttcacgctgagccagtgctgctcctattgcatggttggaagcatcgcacatgatttcaaatggctggctccagtcgggtcctctcacaattggagcttgagttagagaagtctttagcttatcaaatgcttgtttgcaatcctcactgaactcgaactcaatatccttttgtagtaatctggataagggaagtgccACCTTGCTAAAGcccttaataaatctcctgtagaaacctgcatggccaaggaacgaacggacttccctcacagaagaggggtaaggtaaactagaaataacattcacctttactgagtctacagaaatgccattattagataccacatgtcccaatacaatcccttgctttaccataaagtggcatttttcgaaattcaatacaaggtttgtattaatacatctatctaatactctagataatccatctaagcaaaggttaaaagaatcaccataaacgctaaaatcatccataaaaacttccatacagtcctcaataagatcagagaaaagactcatcatgcacctttggaaagtagctggtgtattgcacaagccaaagggcattctcttataagcataggtcccaaaaggacatgtaaaagtagtcttttcctgatcctcaggagctatatgaatctagaaataacctgtgtaaccatctaaaaagcaataatgtgatttacctgacaggcgatccagcatttgatcaatgaatggaagtggATAATGATCCTTACGGGTatcttggttgagacgcctgtaatcaattCATACTCTCCAAGCATTCTGAACTCTAGTCGCTTTGAGCTCTCCATGTTCATTtttcactgtagtgactccagatttcttgggcaccacttgtactgggcttacccattcactgtctgaaatgggatatatgatacctgcctccaatagtctggtcacttcctttttgacaacttccaagatggtgggattcaatcttctttgcggttgacggacaggtcttgctccctcttctaaaaatattctgtgctcgcatacttgagggttgattcctactatgtctgccaaactccacccaattgccttCTTATGCTTCCTCAGTACATCAAGTAACTGCTCTTCTTGTTGAGAAGTCAGTTCTCTTGCAATAATAACCGGAAGCTTCTGATcatcctcaaggtaagcatatttgagatgtggagggagaggtttcaattctaactttTGATCATGGGAAGGCTCTAGGTTATCTGGGGCTTGTGAAAATGGTGAAGTGTTCTCATTGTCAGTTAAGAgggtccccacacttggaccttgtccaGTGTGCCTctcttcaaactcttctttttgaacttcagccacactttcatctatgacatcacactggaagatagaatGATCTTCTTGGGGGTTGTTAATGATtccattcagattgaagattactatgcggccatctatttcaaaggagtatgtccctgaaaaagcatccaatttgaattttaatgtcttcaggaatggtcttccaagtaggattgatgatggcttatctgaatcattatggggcatctccaagatataaaaatcagtgggaaatgtgagccctttaatgttcaccaaaacatcttcagcaactccagccactgtaataatgtttttatctgctaacacaaaacgagctgccgacctttttaagggagggagccttaaaacatcatatatagacaaaggcattatactgacacatgctcctaaatcacacatgcaatcataaattactacaccaccaatagtacaaTTAACTATGCAAggacctggatcactacatttttcaggtaatcctcccattaaagcagatatagaactacctaaaggaatagtttctaattcattaattttgtctttatagATACATaagtcttttagaaactttgcatatttaggcacctgctgaataacatcaaaaaggggaacagttacctcaacctttttgaatatttctaccattttaggATCAGGTTCCAGCTGCTTCCtaggcttccttgcaagttgtggaaatgggATGAGAGTAGTGTTTTCTGTGGTGCCTGCacctttttg from Arachis stenosperma cultivar V10309 chromosome 9, arast.V10309.gnm1.PFL2, whole genome shotgun sequence encodes the following:
- the LOC130949634 gene encoding uncharacterized protein LOC130949634 gives rise to the protein MKIEKAGAEKKLQLQELENLRLEAYENSRIYKEKMKAVHDQNIKKREFQLGDFVLLYKSRLRLMPGKLRSKWEGPYRVEKAEPYGVYHLSHPSSSELIKVNGHRLKLYHGEKV